The DNA sequence TTTTCACAAAAACAACCCTGCAAAGTTCGGAATTCACAAGGCGGAGTTTAAAAGCCTTATTAAGGTTAAAATGGACTCGGAACTCCTCGATTTCCTTTTGCAGGATTTACATAAGAGCAATCAGATAAAGGAATCCTCGGGAATCATAAGTCTAAAAACTCACAAGATAGAATATTCTCCGGAGCAGGAAAGTCTCAGGCACCAAATTGTTGAATTGCTTTTTAACGAAGGATTTTCCACATCCTCAGAAACAGAAATGGCTGAAAAGCTAAAGGCTAATCAGAAAAACATCCGCGACGTTTTGTCTCTAATGATTGGCTTAGGAGAGGTGATTCGGGCTGATGGAAACATTTACTTTCACCCAAAGCGAGTCCAGGATGTAAAAGAAAAATTGGCATCCTATTTTGAAATGAATAAAGAAATCACTATCGGTCAATTTAAAGACCTTCTGGGCGGCGCCAGCCGAAAATACGCTTTACCGCTTTTACTTTATTTTGACGGGCTTGGGTTTACCGAACGAAGCGGGGACGTGCGGGTTTTGGGCAATCGCTGAAAAAAGAAAAGGCTAAGAATTAGTATCTTAGCCTTGTAGAAAATTCTATTTAGAAGAAATCTTCTTAAACTTCTTCCGCTTTCGGTGGCCTTGTCGTCCTGAAAACATAATCCCACAAGGGCGAACTCACACCAAAACCGTACTTCTCATCCTGATAATGATGTTTGCTGTGGTAGTGTTTCAACCACAAGCCCATCTCCGTTTCCTTCATAGAAAAATGATGAGTGGCGTAATGAATCATGTCATAAGCTAAATAGCCAAAAACGAATCCTGAATAAATAGGTGCGGTATAAGAACTTCCCATCAGTACCCAGAAAAATCCATAGAAGATTAGAGCAAGAGGAATACTTATAGCAGGCGGCATCACCAACCGCATCGGGTCTTTTGGGTAATCGTGGTGGATGCCGTGTGCCAAAAAGTGAATCTGTTGACCAAGTTCACTTTTGGGGTGATAATGAAAAACATAACGGTGTATGACATATTCCATTAACGTCCAGAACAGAACGCCTGCTAAGAACAACAGCGTAACCAAACCGGCCTCAATGGTACCGGAGTTAAAAGCCAAAAACAAAAAATAAGAGATAACCGGCAGAAAAAGCATGATGGGCACCGTCGGATGCACATGTGACAATTTCTCTATCAACTCATTTGAAAAAAGTCTTGGCGTCGTTTCTTTGTTACTAACGTAACGCTTCGCCATTTTGCCTCCAAATCTACTTCAATTGTAAAATTAAGCATACAAGAATATGAAATTATTAACTGATTGTCAAGATTTTTTTGATAAAACAACAACACGCCTCGAATTATTTCATCTAAAGTTTCAACTATCTGTAAGTATCGTCAAAATAGGGATGTCCCGTCTGACATAGGTTGACATTTAATCAACAAGGAGGCAACCTATGTCCGACGG is a window from the candidate division KSB1 bacterium genome containing:
- a CDS encoding sterol desaturase family protein — translated: MAKRYVSNKETTPRLFSNELIEKLSHVHPTVPIMLFLPVISYFLFLAFNSGTIEAGLVTLLFLAGVLFWTLMEYVIHRYVFHYHPKSELGQQIHFLAHGIHHDYPKDPMRLVMPPAISIPLALIFYGFFWVLMGSSYTAPIYSGFVFGYLAYDMIHYATHHFSMKETEMGLWLKHYHSKHHYQDEKYGFGVSSPLWDYVFRTTRPPKAEEV